The following proteins come from a genomic window of Sphingosinicella flava:
- a CDS encoding 3-deoxy-7-phosphoheptulonate synthase class II encodes MTTPWSPGSWKQCEARQQPDYPDPALLNATLRELAGYPPLVFPDEADALKADLADAAAGRAFLLQGGDCAESFAEFSPDTIRGTFQLIMQMAMVLAFASKLRVIKVGRMAGQFAKPRSTEIERSGDDALPAYRGDIINDISYDADARIADPKRMLRAYAQSAATLNLLRGCASGAQGRVHQAASSTGIIDASPSASRFRALAARVDEALDFLAACGLDPASAPQLQTTQFYTSHEALLLPYEEALARPARAGGYYGSSAHFLWVGDRTRFSGSAHVEFLRGLANPIGIKCGPTLAPDTLLPLLDTLNPHREAGRITLISRMGHDRVETLLPPLIRAVETAGHPVLWSCDPMHGNTIKTNGYKTRPFDRILDEVRRFFAVHAAEGTIGGGIHIEMTGQNVTECTGGAWGASEQNLGDRYHTHCDPRLNAGQAIELAFLLSEILNGAVRDRTVDAAA; translated from the coding sequence ATGACGACGCCATGGTCTCCCGGCAGCTGGAAGCAGTGTGAGGCGCGGCAGCAGCCGGATTATCCCGATCCGGCGCTGCTCAATGCGACATTGCGGGAGCTTGCCGGTTATCCGCCGCTCGTCTTCCCCGACGAAGCCGATGCGCTGAAGGCCGATCTGGCCGATGCAGCCGCCGGCCGGGCCTTCCTGCTTCAGGGCGGCGACTGCGCGGAGAGCTTCGCGGAATTTTCCCCGGACACGATCCGCGGAACGTTTCAGCTCATCATGCAAATGGCGATGGTGCTGGCCTTCGCCTCCAAGCTGCGGGTCATCAAGGTCGGCCGGATGGCGGGCCAGTTCGCCAAACCCCGCTCCACGGAGATCGAGCGCAGCGGGGACGACGCCCTCCCCGCTTATCGCGGCGATATCATCAACGACATCTCCTACGATGCAGATGCGCGGATTGCGGACCCAAAAAGGATGCTGCGGGCTTATGCGCAATCGGCGGCGACCCTCAACCTGCTGCGCGGCTGCGCGAGCGGGGCGCAGGGCCGCGTGCATCAGGCGGCGAGCAGCACCGGGATAATCGATGCCAGCCCATCGGCCAGCCGCTTCCGCGCCCTCGCCGCGCGTGTCGACGAGGCATTGGACTTCCTGGCCGCGTGCGGGCTCGATCCGGCCAGCGCGCCCCAATTGCAAACCACGCAATTCTATACCAGCCACGAGGCTTTGCTGCTTCCCTATGAAGAGGCGCTGGCACGGCCGGCTCGGGCAGGAGGCTATTATGGCAGCTCCGCGCACTTCCTATGGGTGGGCGACCGGACGCGTTTTTCGGGATCGGCTCACGTCGAATTCCTGCGCGGCCTAGCCAATCCGATCGGCATCAAATGCGGGCCGACGCTGGCGCCGGACACTCTTCTTCCCCTTCTCGATACGCTCAATCCGCACCGCGAAGCGGGCCGGATCACGCTGATCAGCCGGATGGGTCATGACCGGGTGGAGACACTGCTGCCGCCCTTGATCCGGGCGGTCGAGACAGCAGGACATCCGGTGCTATGGTCGTGCGATCCGATGCACGGCAATACGATCAAAACCAACGGCTACAAGACGCGCCCCTTCGACCGTATCCTGGACGAGGTCCGGCGCTTCTTCGCCGTCCATGCCGCCGAGGGCACGATCGGAGGCGGCATCCATATCGAGATGACCGGGCAGAACGTCACCGAATGCACGGGCGGCGCGTGGGGCGCGAGCGAACAGAATCTCGGCGACCGCTATCACACCCATTGCGACCCGCGCCTCAACGCCGGGCAGGCGATCGAGCTTGCCTTCCTGCTGTCCGAAATCCTGAACGGCGCGGTCCGCGACCGAACCGTCGACGCGGCCGCCTAA
- the wecB gene encoding non-hydrolyzing UDP-N-acetylglucosamine 2-epimerase encodes MRQFVVASVIGTRPEAIKMLPLIRALASIPAIAQKIVFTGQQPGLASMMKLDTETIHLPHVPGKAPVGQSRWRLRAMIAAQIKRSGPDLLLVHGDTTSAVAGALAAWDRGVPIGHVEAGLRSFDPRAPWPEEGNRIVIDRMADLLFAPTSDAADNLLDDHLVKGRIFITGNTGIDALFAARDSTRKPPPSAERTLVVTCHRKENQGRRTRDICTALIAIADRLPVSIAFPLHANPAVRRPIEQMLGGHPRIRLLEPLTYREMVRLMTQSWAILTDSGGLQEEGTALGRPVLVLRDVTERGEAIASDNIRLVGTDPDRIFAEVGALCANPTRYRAMSMPSLTFGDGRAAPRIASIIAEWLARCENSRALPLPAQPISANDLDHDDAMVSRQLEAV; translated from the coding sequence ATGCGTCAGTTCGTCGTTGCCTCGGTGATCGGAACCCGGCCGGAGGCGATCAAGATGCTGCCGCTTATCCGGGCGCTGGCTTCGATACCGGCTATCGCGCAAAAGATTGTCTTCACCGGACAACAGCCCGGCCTTGCTTCCATGATGAAGCTGGATACCGAGACAATTCACCTGCCGCATGTTCCGGGCAAAGCGCCTGTCGGCCAATCGCGATGGCGCCTCCGGGCGATGATCGCGGCACAGATCAAGCGCAGCGGGCCAGACCTTCTTCTCGTCCACGGCGATACGACCAGCGCGGTCGCGGGCGCGCTTGCGGCATGGGACCGCGGCGTTCCCATCGGCCATGTCGAAGCGGGCCTCCGCTCTTTCGATCCGCGTGCGCCCTGGCCGGAAGAAGGCAATCGCATCGTCATCGACCGCATGGCCGACCTCCTGTTCGCGCCGACATCGGATGCCGCCGACAATCTTCTCGACGACCATCTGGTGAAGGGACGGATTTTCATCACCGGCAATACCGGCATCGACGCCCTTTTCGCGGCGCGCGATTCCACCCGCAAGCCGCCGCCATCTGCGGAACGGACTCTGGTCGTCACGTGTCACCGGAAGGAGAATCAGGGGCGGAGGACGCGCGACATTTGCACGGCCTTGATCGCCATCGCCGACCGGTTGCCGGTCAGCATCGCCTTCCCGCTTCATGCCAACCCGGCCGTCCGCAGGCCCATCGAGCAGATGCTCGGCGGTCATCCGCGCATTCGCCTCCTCGAACCGCTTACTTATAGGGAAATGGTGCGATTGATGACGCAAAGTTGGGCGATCCTGACCGACAGCGGCGGGCTGCAGGAGGAAGGAACCGCGCTCGGCCGCCCAGTTTTGGTTCTTCGCGACGTGACCGAGCGGGGCGAGGCGATCGCGTCGGACAACATCCGCCTGGTCGGCACCGATCCGGACCGGATATTCGCTGAGGTGGGGGCCCTTTGCGCCAATCCCACTCGCTACCGGGCCATGTCCATGCCCTCCCTCACCTTCGGCGATGGACGGGCGGCGCCACGTATTGCTTCCATCATCGCGGAATGGCTTGCGCGGTGCGAAAACAGCCGCGCCCTGCCCTTGCCAGCGCAGCCCATATCCGCGAATGACCTGGATCATGACGACGCCATGGTCTCCCGGCAGCTGGAAGCAGTGTGA
- a CDS encoding cell wall hydrolase, producing the protein MNRLFSTAGFAAASLCFVAAIASAAPSQADEANLAAAAPVFTDHASATIVDPAATAISQPGAQAQVATAPANQGIRAVGRAIKALLPGEQYPDAKFLAPFPAAPQTLDQAVLSYTGYEAMDSEKDCLARAVYYEARGEPLEGQLAVANVVLNRAASGRYPASLCAVVRQPAQFSFVRRGHIPAAPRNAAWARAVGIAHVASARFASGLSSNVLWYHADYVAPSWGRRLTRVTKIGAHIFYS; encoded by the coding sequence ATGAACCGACTTTTTTCGACCGCGGGTTTTGCCGCGGCCTCGCTGTGCTTTGTCGCAGCCATCGCCTCCGCCGCGCCCTCGCAAGCGGATGAAGCCAACCTTGCCGCTGCCGCGCCGGTCTTCACCGACCATGCGAGCGCGACGATCGTCGATCCGGCCGCAACCGCCATATCTCAGCCGGGCGCGCAGGCGCAGGTTGCCACCGCCCCGGCCAACCAGGGGATCCGCGCCGTGGGGCGCGCCATCAAGGCCTTGCTTCCTGGCGAGCAATATCCCGATGCCAAGTTTCTCGCGCCCTTTCCGGCCGCTCCCCAAACGCTTGATCAGGCCGTCTTGAGCTATACCGGTTATGAAGCGATGGACTCCGAGAAGGACTGCCTCGCCCGAGCCGTCTATTACGAAGCGCGCGGCGAACCGTTGGAAGGCCAGCTCGCTGTCGCCAATGTCGTGCTCAACCGCGCCGCTTCCGGCCGCTATCCAGCCTCGCTTTGCGCGGTGGTTCGCCAGCCCGCCCAATTCTCGTTCGTCCGGCGGGGACATATTCCCGCGGCGCCCCGCAATGCCGCATGGGCCCGCGCCGTCGGCATCGCGCATGTCGCGAGCGCCCGCTTCGCGAGCGGGCTGTCGTCGAACGTCCTTTGGTACCACGCCGATTACGTGGCTCCGTCGTGGGGTCGCCGCCTGACCCGGGTCACCAAAATCGGCGCGCATATTTTTTATAGCTGA
- a CDS encoding transposase, with translation MPRIIQSDTADTIELAELVEALEMSDFDPRDEDCFASWGEMLKKLANNRSFLSDLIISELKGRFSEQKEFSDYNSQVMMLYNRSNRFAIRANFWPALTDQVVKYSGTRAFLYNVAHNHNFSFLTVGYLGPGYWSDYYECNYEQIIGYDGEKVDLTFIEKARLEPGKVMLYRKHKDVHRQLPADAMSVSLNIMEPLMGGDYIDQYGFDIESGRISTIMNWLRIEPLLALSAHFGGEKGKDLLHHYAARHPSSRVRMSAINAQAGVAGDLDARIELFEQAARSSDAYVSAMAAKQAHSLERGRTWLERQV, from the coding sequence ATGCCTCGCATCATTCAGTCCGACACTGCCGACACTATTGAACTAGCGGAGTTGGTCGAAGCATTGGAAATGAGCGATTTCGATCCAAGAGATGAAGATTGCTTCGCCTCTTGGGGAGAAATGTTAAAAAAACTTGCAAACAACCGGAGTTTTTTATCCGATTTAATTATTTCGGAGCTGAAAGGCCGATTTTCTGAACAGAAAGAATTTAGCGACTATAATAGTCAAGTGATGATGCTTTACAATCGGTCTAATCGCTTTGCCATCAGAGCCAATTTTTGGCCCGCCTTAACAGATCAAGTTGTTAAATATAGCGGAACACGCGCCTTCCTTTACAATGTTGCACACAACCATAATTTCTCTTTTCTAACTGTGGGCTATCTTGGGCCGGGCTATTGGAGTGACTATTACGAATGCAATTACGAGCAAATTATCGGCTATGATGGGGAAAAAGTTGATCTTACCTTCATTGAAAAGGCGCGGCTTGAGCCAGGGAAAGTGATGCTTTACCGGAAGCATAAAGATGTTCACCGTCAATTGCCTGCCGATGCCATGTCGGTTTCGCTTAATATCATGGAACCATTGATGGGCGGAGACTATATCGACCAATATGGCTTTGATATTGAATCCGGCCGTATTTCAACCATCATGAATTGGTTGAGGATCGAACCCCTACTGGCTTTGTCTGCGCATTTCGGCGGAGAAAAGGGGAAAGATCTGCTCCACCATTATGCGGCACGGCACCCAAGTTCGCGCGTTCGGATGAGCGCAATCAACGCGCAAGCTGGCGTTGCAGGTGATTTGGACGCTCGGATCGAGCTATTCGAACAAGCGGCCCGGTCAAGCGATGCTTATGTCTCCGCCATGGCAGCAAAACAGGCACATTCTCTAGAGCGTGGAAGAACCTGGTTGGAACGGCAGGTGTGA
- a CDS encoding HEAT repeat domain-containing protein encodes MLMDATLAEWLNNAEDQNASIERSTTFAKRWLKHPLFTDLVSSLDGEEGQTVDGILAIAQRFVASTNDISHMIDDLIVEAAKDPFFRPPFGLQASEISKGYVLYDNHQLCILINIISADAVAAKKLLHRGEGTVSFTGFVTLYHYLKSGDATLSLWNAPAINDSFSAPENAVLTVKERRRVADGDSWVMDGRHQSFIIEHADSDIVQLQALVKIDAAPLAVEYDIKTGVFAGASATDDLSSRIQMMVTLLRLMERDDAVPIIESLLANPHFFVRWHLMREFLAMNADAAFPHLKAMASHDPHPEVRDAAAQTLHLFFSGKEI; translated from the coding sequence ATGCTCATGGATGCAACACTTGCCGAATGGTTGAACAACGCCGAAGACCAAAATGCTTCAATTGAGCGTTCCACAACCTTTGCGAAACGCTGGCTAAAGCATCCTCTGTTCACAGACTTGGTATCGTCATTGGACGGCGAAGAAGGGCAAACTGTCGATGGCATATTGGCCATAGCCCAACGCTTCGTCGCGTCCACAAACGACATTTCTCACATGATCGACGATCTTATCGTGGAAGCTGCCAAGGATCCATTCTTTCGGCCGCCTTTTGGATTGCAAGCAAGCGAAATCAGCAAAGGCTATGTGCTTTACGATAATCACCAATTATGCATATTAATTAATATCATCAGTGCAGATGCAGTCGCTGCAAAAAAACTACTCCATAGAGGCGAAGGGACCGTCTCATTTACAGGTTTTGTTACTCTCTATCATTATCTTAAGTCAGGTGATGCAACGCTTTCCCTTTGGAACGCGCCAGCCATTAACGACAGCTTCAGCGCGCCTGAGAATGCGGTTCTTACAGTCAAGGAAAGACGAAGAGTTGCGGATGGCGACAGCTGGGTCATGGATGGGCGGCACCAAAGCTTCATTATCGAGCATGCTGATTCCGACATCGTTCAATTACAAGCGCTCGTGAAAATCGATGCCGCGCCGCTTGCCGTGGAATATGACATTAAAACCGGTGTTTTCGCTGGCGCTTCCGCGACTGACGACCTTAGCTCGCGAATACAAATGATGGTCACTCTGCTTCGTCTCATGGAACGAGACGATGCTGTTCCAATCATTGAAAGCCTCCTCGCCAATCCACATTTCTTCGTGCGTTGGCACCTTATGCGGGAATTTCTGGCGATGAATGCGGATGCGGCTTTTCCGCATTTGAAAGCCATGGCGTCCCATGATCCTCATCCCGAAGTGCGCGATGCTGCAGCGCAAACGCTCCACCTGTTCTTTTCAGGCAAGGAAATCTGA
- a CDS encoding RNA polymerase sigma factor — translation MRFANFDCAAILRASTHLSTSFLRRHDHKERNIRRNNALRKPGFPSLRRVTDVAASPDDLFRDVTKNCSGLISRIALSYEADPALRRELVQDIMLAIWLALPSYRGEASLKAFSASIAQKRCISHVTKRAREPKPLELPPDLISPALAPDEIALQNDMRKQLIASIQQLPLPQREAMVLSLEGFSYAEMAVMLGISANAVMLRCQRAKAALKLLIEKKS, via the coding sequence ATGCGCTTTGCGAACTTCGATTGTGCCGCTATTCTCCGCGCTTCTACTCATCTCTCCACCTCATTTCTCCGGCGGCATGATCATAAAGAGAGGAACATCCGGCGAAACAATGCGCTGCGCAAGCCGGGCTTTCCTTCCCTCCGGCGTGTAACGGACGTGGCGGCCTCTCCCGACGACCTGTTTCGCGATGTCACCAAGAATTGCAGCGGCCTTATTTCCCGTATCGCCTTGTCCTATGAAGCCGATCCGGCGCTCCGCCGAGAACTCGTGCAGGACATCATGCTCGCGATCTGGCTGGCCCTGCCTTCTTATCGCGGCGAGGCCAGCCTAAAGGCCTTTTCCGCCAGCATCGCTCAGAAACGGTGCATTTCGCACGTGACAAAGAGGGCGCGGGAGCCAAAGCCGTTGGAACTTCCGCCCGACCTCATTTCCCCGGCATTGGCGCCGGACGAAATCGCCCTTCAAAACGACATGAGAAAACAGCTCATCGCTTCCATTCAGCAACTGCCCCTGCCACAACGTGAAGCTATGGTCCTGTCGCTGGAGGGTTTCAGCTATGCTGAGATGGCGGTCATGCTCGGCATATCCGCCAACGCCGTGATGCTGCGCTGCCAGCGCGCCAAGGCGGCGCTGAAATTACTGATCGAGAAGAAATCGTGA
- a CDS encoding phosphotransferase family protein, with translation MSRSAENSGTIEVRKAHRFDTARLEEWMRNEVADFEGPLSIVQFKGGQSNPTYRLDTPHRSYVMRRKPPGKLLPGAHAVDREYRVISALHAQNFPVARPLGLCTDSDVIGTEFYVMDMVEGRIFWEASLPEVPAGARWSYFDAMNATIASLHAFDPFAIGLGEYGKPGNYFERQIGRWSKQYLNDAEAGRVAAMDRLVEWLPANIPPGEDEARIIHGDYRCDNMIFHPTEPRIIAVLDWELSTLGHPLADFAYHLMMYRMPTGITAGLAGLDLAAQGIPSERDYVAAYCARTGRAGIPHLDFYIAFNMFRLAAIIHGIKGRLARGTASSAHAEKTVAGLEGLADLAWAQAVKAGA, from the coding sequence ATGAGTAGAAGCGCGGAGAATAGCGGCACAATCGAAGTTCGCAAAGCGCATCGGTTCGACACCGCGCGGTTGGAAGAGTGGATGCGGAACGAAGTGGCTGATTTTGAAGGCCCTTTGTCGATCGTTCAATTCAAGGGTGGCCAATCCAATCCCACTTACCGGCTCGACACGCCGCATCGGTCCTATGTCATGCGCCGCAAGCCGCCTGGAAAGCTGCTCCCGGGTGCCCACGCCGTCGACCGGGAATATCGAGTCATCTCAGCGCTCCATGCGCAGAATTTCCCCGTCGCCCGGCCGCTCGGGCTTTGCACCGATTCGGATGTGATCGGGACCGAATTCTATGTCATGGACATGGTCGAAGGGCGTATTTTCTGGGAGGCGAGCCTACCGGAGGTTCCGGCCGGAGCGCGGTGGTCCTATTTCGACGCGATGAACGCCACGATCGCGTCCCTCCACGCGTTCGATCCGTTTGCGATCGGCCTTGGCGAATATGGCAAGCCCGGCAATTATTTCGAGCGGCAGATCGGACGGTGGTCCAAACAATATCTCAATGATGCCGAGGCTGGACGCGTGGCGGCGATGGACCGCCTGGTCGAATGGCTTCCGGCGAACATCCCGCCGGGGGAGGATGAGGCGCGGATCATCCACGGCGATTATCGCTGCGACAACATGATCTTTCACCCGACGGAGCCCAGGATCATCGCGGTTCTGGATTGGGAATTGTCGACGCTCGGGCACCCGCTCGCCGATTTCGCCTATCACCTCATGATGTACCGCATGCCGACCGGGATCACAGCCGGACTGGCGGGGCTCGATCTGGCCGCCCAGGGCATTCCTTCCGAGCGGGACTATGTCGCCGCTTATTGCGCCCGAACCGGCCGTGCGGGCATTCCGCACCTTGATTTCTACATCGCGTTCAACATGTTCCGCCTCGCCGCCATCATTCACGGCATCAAGGGAAGGCTCGCGCGCGGCACGGCGTCTTCGGCCCATGCCGAAAAGACCGTCGCGGGGCTGGAAGGGCTCGCCGATCTCGCCTGGGCTCAGGCGGTAAAGGCGGGTGCCTGA
- a CDS encoding M3 family metallopeptidase: MKSLFLASATVLALGGSVAAMAQDTASAKVAPDAAQASLNKQSNPLLADWTGPYDGVPPFDKVSPELFPAALQAAIDAQRAEILAIADNPAPATFANTVEALEKSGDLLSRVFAPFGVMTSNMSTPAYQAIQREWGPKLAAASDEITLNPKLFQRVKAVYDARETSGLNDTQKRVVTRLYDSFVRRGANLDAAQKQQLSAYNQQLAAAFAEFSEKVLADESTFITATEAEMKGVPEDVKAAAASAAKERKLPAGTYAIVNTRSAVDPVLTFADNRALREKAWRAFVSRGDNGDANDTNATIAKIVKLRADRAKLLGFNSHAEWRMQDTMAKTPEKATELMMKVWPAAVARVKEEVRDQQAIADKEGAKIKIAPWDYRYYQEKVRKDRYNLTQDEVKPYFELNNIIDASYWAAGELYGLDFKEVTGIPAWSPDIRTWSVTDRATGKQVGLFYRDDFARTGKRSGAWATTYRSRSGLLGDDIVLGSNNNNFVKPGAGEPVLISLDDAETLFHEFGHAIHFFLSNVYYPSLGGTPRDFVEYPSQVNENWLLTPQVLSKFAKHYKTGEPMPKALLDKIEASSKFNQGFATVEYLSSALVDMALHVDPDGVVDPKAFEKETLAKLGMPSELVMRHRLPQFNHLFSSDAYSAGYYSYLWSETMDADTWAAFEETGNPFDKATAEKFKATLLSTGNETDRADAYKAFRGRDPDVNALLKKRGFPTN, encoded by the coding sequence TTGAAGAGTTTGTTCCTGGCGAGCGCAACTGTGCTCGCGCTCGGCGGTTCTGTAGCCGCCATGGCTCAAGACACAGCTTCTGCAAAGGTGGCTCCGGATGCCGCCCAGGCCTCGTTGAACAAGCAGAGCAATCCCTTGCTTGCCGATTGGACCGGCCCCTATGACGGCGTGCCGCCCTTCGACAAGGTTTCGCCGGAACTGTTCCCAGCCGCGCTCCAGGCGGCCATCGACGCGCAGCGCGCCGAAATCCTCGCCATCGCAGACAATCCTGCCCCCGCGACTTTCGCCAACACGGTCGAGGCGCTGGAGAAGAGCGGTGATCTTCTCAGCCGCGTCTTTGCGCCGTTCGGCGTCATGACGAGCAATATGTCGACCCCCGCTTACCAGGCGATTCAGCGCGAATGGGGACCGAAGCTCGCAGCGGCATCGGATGAGATCACGCTCAATCCCAAGCTCTTCCAGCGCGTAAAGGCTGTTTATGATGCGCGGGAAACGTCGGGCCTCAATGATACGCAAAAGCGGGTAGTGACGCGCCTGTACGACAGTTTCGTGCGTCGCGGGGCGAACCTTGATGCCGCGCAGAAGCAGCAATTGTCGGCCTATAACCAGCAGCTCGCCGCCGCCTTCGCCGAATTCAGCGAGAAGGTGCTGGCCGACGAAAGCACGTTCATCACCGCGACCGAAGCGGAGATGAAGGGCGTGCCGGAGGATGTGAAGGCCGCTGCCGCATCGGCGGCCAAGGAGCGCAAGCTCCCCGCCGGCACCTATGCCATCGTCAATACCCGCTCCGCCGTCGATCCGGTGCTGACCTTCGCCGACAATCGCGCGCTTCGCGAAAAGGCGTGGCGCGCCTTCGTCAGCCGCGGCGACAATGGCGACGCGAACGACACCAATGCGACCATCGCCAAGATCGTGAAGCTGCGCGCCGACCGCGCCAAGCTGCTCGGCTTCAACAGCCACGCGGAATGGCGGATGCAAGACACGATGGCGAAGACGCCGGAAAAGGCGACCGAGCTGATGATGAAGGTCTGGCCGGCCGCCGTCGCGCGTGTGAAGGAGGAAGTGCGCGACCAGCAGGCGATCGCCGACAAGGAGGGCGCGAAGATCAAAATCGCGCCCTGGGACTATCGCTATTATCAGGAGAAGGTCCGCAAGGATCGCTACAACCTCACCCAGGATGAGGTGAAGCCTTATTTCGAACTCAACAACATCATCGACGCCTCCTACTGGGCCGCGGGTGAGCTTTACGGGCTCGACTTCAAGGAAGTGACCGGCATTCCGGCCTGGAGCCCGGACATCCGCACCTGGAGCGTCACCGATCGCGCGACGGGCAAGCAGGTCGGCCTTTTCTACCGCGACGATTTCGCGCGCACAGGCAAACGATCCGGCGCCTGGGCGACCACCTATCGCAGCCGTTCGGGCCTATTGGGCGACGATATCGTGCTGGGATCGAACAACAATAATTTCGTGAAGCCGGGCGCGGGCGAGCCGGTGCTGATCAGCCTCGACGATGCCGAGACCCTGTTCCACGAATTCGGCCACGCCATCCACTTTTTCCTGTCGAACGTTTATTATCCGAGCCTCGGAGGCACGCCGCGCGACTTCGTGGAGTATCCGAGCCAGGTGAACGAGAATTGGCTGCTGACGCCGCAGGTGCTGTCGAAATTCGCCAAGCATTACAAGACCGGTGAGCCGATGCCGAAGGCCCTGCTCGACAAGATCGAGGCATCGTCCAAATTCAATCAGGGCTTCGCGACGGTGGAATATCTGTCCTCGGCCCTCGTCGACATGGCGCTTCATGTCGATCCGGATGGCGTGGTCGATCCCAAGGCGTTCGAGAAGGAAACGCTGGCGAAGCTCGGCATGCCGAGCGAGCTGGTGATGCGGCACCGTCTGCCGCAGTTCAACCACCTGTTCTCGTCCGACGCTTATTCGGCCGGCTATTATTCCTACCTCTGGTCGGAAACGATGGACGCCGACACCTGGGCGGCGTTCGAGGAAACCGGTAATCCGTTCGACAAGGCGACGGCGGAGAAGTTCAAGGCGACATTGCTGTCGACGGGGAACGAAACCGACCGCGCGGATGCGTACAAGGCATTCCGCGGCCGCGATCCGGACGTGAACGCCCTCCTCAAGAAGCGCGGTTTTCCGACGAATTGA
- a CDS encoding peptide chain release factor 3, producing the protein MPDRPTGRPDRRTFAIISHPDAGKTTLTEKLLLFGGAIHLAGEVKARGQNRRARSDWMKIEQQRGISVTSSVMTFEHEGVTFNLLDTPGHEDFSEDTYRTLTAVDSAVMVIDAAKGIEPQTRKLFEVCRIRNVPIITFVNKVDREGKEPFALLDEIADVLALDVAPMSWPIGMGGTFEGIYDFTQNKLNLPAKNDSGHYEGDQRGFSGLDDSKLDEVLSADGLAKFREEAGLATAAYPEFDSAAYLSGDLTPVYFGSALKEFGVAELIGALADHAPSPQPQPSAAGSVDPDTKAVSGFIFKVQANMNPQHRDRVAFMRLCSGRFKRGMKLLQPSTGKAIAVHSPILFFAQNRELADEAWPGDIIGIPNHGTLRVGDTLTEDEAIHYTGLPNFAPEILRRVLLVDPTKTKQLRKALDDMAEEGVTQVFHPEIGSQWIVGVVGQLQLDVLISRLDAEYKVDAKFEASPWDTARWIASDSEADLKAFIGTHRNAVAKDRDGAPVFMAKDLWELNYHEGRNPTIRFTATKERA; encoded by the coding sequence ATGCCAGATCGACCCACCGGCCGCCCCGACCGGCGCACCTTCGCGATCATTTCGCACCCCGACGCGGGCAAGACGACGCTCACCGAAAAGCTGCTGCTGTTCGGAGGCGCGATCCATCTCGCGGGCGAGGTGAAGGCGCGCGGTCAGAACAGGCGCGCGCGGTCGGACTGGATGAAGATCGAGCAGCAGCGCGGCATTTCCGTCACCAGCTCGGTCATGACGTTCGAGCATGAAGGGGTCACCTTCAACTTGCTCGACACGCCGGGCCACGAGGACTTTTCCGAGGATACCTACCGCACGCTGACGGCCGTCGACAGCGCGGTGATGGTGATCGACGCGGCCAAGGGCATCGAGCCGCAGACGCGCAAGCTGTTCGAGGTTTGCCGCATCCGCAACGTGCCGATCATCACTTTCGTCAACAAGGTCGACCGCGAGGGTAAGGAGCCCTTCGCGCTGCTGGACGAAATCGCCGACGTGCTGGCGCTCGACGTCGCCCCGATGAGCTGGCCGATCGGCATGGGCGGCACGTTCGAAGGCATTTACGATTTCACGCAAAACAAGCTGAACCTTCCTGCGAAGAATGACAGCGGCCATTATGAAGGCGATCAGCGCGGCTTTTCGGGCCTCGATGATAGCAAGCTCGACGAAGTCCTATCGGCGGACGGTCTTGCGAAATTCCGCGAGGAAGCGGGATTGGCGACCGCTGCTTATCCGGAATTCGACAGCGCGGCTTACCTAAGCGGCGATTTGACGCCGGTCTATTTCGGATCGGCGCTGAAGGAGTTCGGCGTCGCGGAGCTGATCGGTGCCCTTGCCGATCACGCGCCCTCGCCACAGCCACAGCCTTCGGCGGCCGGCTCGGTCGATCCCGATACGAAGGCGGTCAGCGGCTTCATCTTCAAGGTACAGGCCAATATGAACCCGCAGCATCGCGACCGCGTGGCGTTCATGCGGCTCTGCTCGGGCCGGTTCAAACGCGGCATGAAGCTGCTGCAGCCCTCCACCGGCAAGGCGATCGCGGTGCACAGCCCGATCCTGTTCTTCGCCCAGAATCGCGAATTGGCGGACGAGGCGTGGCCAGGCGACATCATCGGCATCCCGAACCATGGCACGCTTCGCGTCGGCGACACCCTGACCGAGGATGAGGCGATCCACTATACCGGTCTGCCGAATTTCGCGCCGGAAATCCTGCGCCGCGTGCTGCTCGTCGATCCGACGAAGACCAAGCAGCTGCGCAAGGCGCTGGACGACATGGCGGAGGAGGGCGTGACTCAGGTCTTCCATCCGGAAATCGGATCGCAATGGATTGTCGGCGTCGTCGGCCAGCTTCAGCTCGACGTGCTCATCTCGCGCCTCGACGCGGAATATAAGGTCGATGCCAAGTTCGAGGCGTCACCCTGGGATACGGCCCGCTGGATCGCGTCGGACAGCGAGGCGGATTTGAAGGCCTTCATCGGCACGCACCGCAATGCCGTCGCCAAGGACCGGGACGGCGCGCCCGTCTTCATGGCGAAGGATTTGTGGGAGCTGAATTATCACGAGGGCCGGAATCCCACGATCCGCTTCACCGCGACGAAAGAACGGGCGTAA